A genomic segment from Kyrpidia tusciae DSM 2912 encodes:
- a CDS encoding L,D-transpeptidase, whose product MRRMRMAVAMVLSLTLAGCGMGLAQPSPATQSGSQAGGAAGAPSGQGQPGGGSASAAKPAGQSAGSAQGQGGNDGTPGSAPGAGPEAAQGHGAGAMQQTMGPSGGMRASSEDFVPASQLTMEALKQRKNLWIDCNLSQQRVYIKDGDQVLKVMVTSSGLDTNPDNSTPRGTFQIGQRDTWFYNAQEKEGGMYWVSFKGLEFLFHSVPMDQNQQIIQSEADKLGQKASHGCLRLSVPDAKWFYDNIPPETKVVIHD is encoded by the coding sequence ATGCGGCGAATGCGCATGGCGGTGGCGATGGTCCTGTCTCTAACGCTGGCGGGATGTGGGATGGGGCTTGCACAGCCGTCTCCCGCTACCCAGTCGGGTTCGCAAGCGGGCGGGGCAGCGGGAGCCCCATCGGGTCAAGGGCAGCCGGGTGGAGGATCGGCCTCCGCCGCGAAACCGGCGGGACAGTCGGCAGGGTCGGCGCAGGGGCAGGGGGGAAACGATGGGACTCCTGGATCTGCGCCAGGAGCGGGGCCGGAGGCGGCCCAAGGGCATGGAGCCGGGGCCATGCAGCAGACAATGGGGCCCAGTGGAGGCATGCGGGCGAGTTCAGAGGATTTTGTGCCCGCGAGCCAACTGACCATGGAAGCCCTGAAACAGCGCAAGAATCTGTGGATCGATTGCAATCTTTCTCAGCAGCGGGTGTACATCAAAGATGGCGATCAGGTGCTCAAGGTTATGGTCACCTCGTCGGGACTGGATACGAATCCGGACAATTCCACTCCCCGGGGAACTTTCCAGATTGGCCAGCGGGATACTTGGTTTTATAATGCCCAAGAAAAAGAAGGCGGGATGTATTGGGTCTCGTTCAAAGGGCTCGAATTTCTCTTTCATAGTGTTCCCATGGACCAGAATCAGCAGATCATTCAAAGCGAGGCGGACAAGCTGGGGCAGAAAGCGTCTCACGGATGCCTGCGTCTCTCGGTGCCGGATGCCAAATGGTTTTATGACAATATTCCACCTGAGACGAAGGTCGTTATTCACGATTGA